One region of Chitinispirillales bacterium ANBcel5 genomic DNA includes:
- a CDS encoding DUF4391 domain-containing protein, which translates to MVNSEINLPKQAYVNKFVPKSKFYERTHLSSRLQKEFTGKIQRITWKYKLAEETVGITKTEAVTEIQIFELELKAQEIPERILKVIDKAIPYQILYKFVYNGSVAWGITLKQGNKAENYYFSEWDAPLHFDFTGIDLEKVYQKLVRAFIGADSAANRNFGELVANDAARKQLESEIIALNRRMKREKQFNRKVDLNKVLLAKKQQLEYIKQELSG; encoded by the coding sequence ATGGTGAATAGTGAAATAAATCTGCCAAAACAGGCTTATGTGAACAAATTTGTTCCCAAGAGCAAATTCTACGAACGAACACATCTCAGCTCGCGACTGCAAAAGGAATTCACCGGGAAAATTCAGCGCATTACCTGGAAGTATAAACTTGCCGAGGAAACAGTAGGAATCACTAAAACAGAAGCAGTGACCGAGATACAGATATTTGAACTGGAATTGAAAGCGCAGGAAATACCTGAAAGAATCCTTAAAGTGATAGATAAGGCGATACCGTACCAGATTCTTTATAAGTTTGTATATAATGGATCAGTAGCCTGGGGTATTACGTTAAAACAGGGAAATAAAGCTGAAAATTATTATTTTTCAGAGTGGGATGCACCATTACACTTTGATTTTACCGGTATCGATTTGGAGAAGGTGTATCAGAAGCTCGTCAGAGCATTCATTGGTGCTGATAGTGCCGCAAACCGCAATTTTGGGGAACTTGTGGCCAATGATGCCGCCAGAAAGCAGCTTGAAAGCGAAATAATCGCTCTAAATAGAAGAATGAAACGTGAAAAGCAGTTCAACCGGAAGGTTGATTTGAATAAAGTACTACTCGCGAAAAAACAGCAACTGGAATATATCAAACAAGAGCTAAGCGGATGA
- a CDS encoding DEAD/DEAH box helicase: MYDFQRDAVLGIINKLERYNGCILADSVGLGKTFSALGVIKYYQERNRTVLVLCPKKLGDNWQTFLNNYDDNPLINDRLNYDVLYHTDLLREHGDSNGIDLSRINWSNYDLVVIDESHNFRNNDPCKDRVTRYQKLMNDVIKAGVKTKVLMLSATPVNNKFIDLRNQLALAFEGHTDEINQKITTGKSIDNILKNAQKTFNDWAKLPIEERTSQQLLNRLNANFDFFKLLDSVSIARSRKHIEKYYDSSVIGKFPNRLKPVTHHANITELPDFIEISELYKELSRLNMSIYSPFEYILDSKKEFYSVVYDTKLKENTSFKQSHREKSLQTLMRVNLLKRLESSVDSFRLTLNKFIKEIESTIFAIEEFEKNGNASYTTATQFGNINLDADSDDWLSDEFSIGDKIKINLADMNTTGWKTDLQADYYVAAQLLEEMHRVTPEHDAKLNDLKTVIENKLNNPINPGNRKVLIFSAFADTVHYLYTNLADYAKKQLGLETAKIVGTDKNASTLDIHSGFNTILVHFSPRSKDQRNINAREIDILIATDCISEGQNLQDCDTLINYDIHWNPVKIIQRFGRIDRIGSINKDIQLINFWPQLSLDDYINLKNRVESKMFMVDVTATGEDNVLTNKSSDLLFRKKQLEKLQDEIVDIEDMGTGVSITDLGLNDFRMDLVNYIEKNGRLDNVANGMHTVCKKAPELGIDEGVIYVLKNINNDVNIDNTNQLHPFYLVYSKENGEIASNHLNVKETLDIFRALSKGHKEPIKSVYEKFNDETHDGKNMDKYSTLLNKAIESIISVKDESDVDSLFSAGGTTAQASSIKGLQDFELLTFAVIK; this comes from the coding sequence CTGTATGATTTCCAACGTGACGCTGTCTTAGGTATTATCAACAAACTGGAAAGATATAATGGCTGCATTCTTGCCGACAGTGTCGGCCTTGGCAAGACATTCAGTGCCTTAGGTGTTATCAAATATTACCAGGAACGAAACCGCACTGTACTGGTACTCTGCCCTAAGAAACTTGGTGATAACTGGCAGACATTCTTAAACAACTATGATGATAACCCTCTTATTAATGATCGCCTGAACTACGATGTGCTTTATCACACCGACCTTTTAAGGGAACATGGTGATTCTAATGGTATCGATTTAAGCCGGATTAACTGGAGCAATTACGACTTGGTTGTAATTGATGAGTCCCATAATTTTAGAAATAATGATCCTTGCAAAGATCGGGTAACAAGATATCAAAAGTTGATGAACGATGTTATAAAAGCCGGTGTGAAGACGAAAGTGCTTATGCTCTCGGCAACACCGGTCAATAACAAATTTATCGACCTAAGAAACCAACTTGCACTTGCGTTCGAAGGTCATACAGATGAAATAAATCAGAAGATAACTACCGGAAAATCCATTGATAATATTCTGAAAAATGCACAGAAAACATTCAACGATTGGGCGAAGTTACCAATAGAAGAGAGGACAAGCCAGCAGCTTTTGAACAGGTTAAACGCAAACTTTGATTTTTTCAAATTGCTCGACAGCGTAAGTATTGCCCGAAGCAGAAAACATATCGAGAAGTATTACGATAGCAGTGTAATCGGCAAATTTCCGAACCGCCTAAAACCTGTAACCCATCATGCGAATATAACCGAGCTTCCTGATTTTATAGAGATTTCAGAATTATATAAGGAGCTTTCGCGTCTGAATATGTCGATCTATTCACCATTTGAGTATATCCTCGACAGCAAAAAAGAGTTCTACAGCGTTGTGTACGATACAAAACTGAAAGAAAACACCAGTTTCAAGCAATCGCACCGTGAAAAAAGTCTTCAAACATTAATGCGGGTAAATTTGTTGAAACGCCTCGAAAGTTCCGTTGATTCATTTCGCTTAACGCTCAATAAATTCATTAAAGAAATTGAAAGCACAATATTTGCCATAGAAGAGTTCGAAAAAAACGGCAATGCCTCTTATACTACAGCAACTCAGTTTGGTAATATCAATCTGGATGCAGATAGCGACGATTGGCTCAGTGATGAGTTTAGTATCGGTGATAAGATTAAAATCAACCTGGCCGATATGAATACAACCGGGTGGAAAACTGATTTGCAGGCTGATTACTATGTTGCAGCACAACTACTCGAAGAGATGCATCGGGTTACACCCGAGCACGATGCAAAGCTTAATGATCTGAAAACAGTCATAGAAAACAAACTGAATAATCCAATAAACCCAGGTAACAGAAAAGTACTCATTTTTAGTGCTTTTGCTGATACTGTACATTATTTATACACAAATCTTGCGGATTATGCAAAAAAACAGCTCGGCCTTGAAACGGCCAAAATCGTGGGTACCGATAAGAACGCTTCAACACTCGATATCCATTCAGGTTTTAATACTATTCTTGTTCATTTCTCGCCCCGCTCAAAGGATCAGAGAAATATAAATGCGCGTGAAATCGATATACTTATCGCAACAGACTGTATATCTGAAGGCCAGAATCTCCAGGACTGCGATACGCTGATAAACTATGACATACACTGGAATCCGGTGAAAATCATTCAGCGGTTCGGCCGCATAGACCGCATTGGCTCAATAAATAAGGATATCCAGCTTATCAATTTCTGGCCGCAACTCTCTCTGGACGACTATATCAACCTGAAAAACCGGGTTGAAAGCAAAATGTTCATGGTGGATGTTACGGCAACCGGAGAAGATAACGTTCTTACAAATAAATCATCGGATTTGCTGTTCAGAAAAAAACAGCTTGAGAAACTGCAGGATGAAATTGTTGATATTGAGGATATGGGGACCGGGGTTTCAATTACCGATTTGGGACTCAACGACTTCCGCATGGATTTGGTGAATTACATTGAGAAAAATGGCAGATTGGACAATGTGGCCAACGGAATGCATACGGTCTGCAAAAAGGCACCTGAGCTTGGTATCGACGAAGGCGTTATTTACGTTCTTAAGAATATTAACAATGATGTGAATATCGATAATACAAACCAGTTGCATCCCTTTTATCTGGTGTATAGTAAGGAGAATGGTGAAATTGCTTCAAATCACCTTAATGTGAAAGAAACGCTGGATATTTTCAGGGCACTCTCAAAAGGGCATAAAGAGCCCATAAAATCAGTCTACGAAAAATTCAATGATGAAACCCACGATGGCAAAAATATGGATAAGTATTCCACCTTGCTTAATAAAGCCATTGAATCAATCATTTCGGTTAAAGATGAAAGTGATGTGGACAGCCTTTTTTCTGCGGGGGGGACCACTGCACAGGCAAGTTCCATAAAAGGGTTGCAAGATTTTGAACTGCTAACTTTTGCGGTTATAAAATAA
- a CDS encoding DEAD/DEAH box helicase: MPQNFSLTNVEFFRNSFILISNDHNTHLPLLSVTSARDKKPRLFCRCSRGSYAACFHARELKRLFEQMVATTAPELPHKSFQNSDIYSIFKPLIRHSPKPLTGIKSSTFDDSIKVGKKGSDICIECSPGESTTRYLERLGLEHDTVTTLNRLAPLSKTKDFVYTEGEKQLLSAGHKTVRMAEEESIWFRTAYHLYREIGTKTIDMEISIQKELCITFFMEDNRQSQLTITVPRSCVSEVLQVIEKIDPERLPFSIDKTTSRFLFHLSYPSADKVSFEPAVRLSDTREDYELFSPENVFGSMVYLPSKQRFTNFDQPGLGLLAQGWSEKITTEQKTFSTFLEKHASAFSLSSGSVSGSSSNHYDLFSSVDTSESETHDADFGRLANLPCFKEIEEIEIEVINLRDQWCTLSITYFSPGAAITLKELLSCRKEKRRFFITSKGFFDCESEGICAVIPFQDLKEEGDNRFQFPHSALMQFVSRNKDCRVTIKGDKELRLKLETLTQFRKPQHVSGALPGFTSKLRPYQENGLAWLLFLYDNGFGGLLCDDMGLGKTHQVLAFITALKEQRNNRLPVLVICPVSVIGHWQRLCATFAPGLKSTVYHGSGRSTLDFHENQLVITSYGVLRADCETLCESSFEVAVFDEAQRLKNAQTAVSKSAEALRANMKLGLSGTPVENSLSDLKRLFDIVLPGYLGSDRSFGERFLEPIEVGKDLKARELLRISITPFILRRLKESVLLELPPKIEDNRICSLSDEQHSLYKDAFEKRGEKLIESIGDKEKAVPYLHVFSLLKHLKEVCNHPALALKDPDGYANHQSGKWELFTEIMDEALGSGQKVVVFSQYLGMIEIIRQHLETVGVGHVVLTGSSKNRDRLINRFNEDEGCRVFVGSLKAGGVGIDLVAASVVIHYDRWWNSAAEDQATDRVHRIGQKRGVQVFRLITEDTLEEKIDRIISRKKELASMAVSEDSPDVVKSFSRDEILELLSWNKEKGIV, from the coding sequence GTGCCGCAGAATTTTTCTCTAACCAATGTCGAATTTTTCAGAAACTCCTTCATACTGATATCAAACGATCACAACACCCACCTTCCTCTGCTCAGCGTTACCTCCGCACGGGATAAAAAACCCAGACTCTTCTGCCGCTGCTCAAGAGGTAGCTACGCTGCATGCTTTCATGCCCGGGAACTTAAACGACTCTTTGAACAGATGGTTGCGACCACCGCTCCGGAACTGCCACACAAAAGCTTTCAAAACAGCGATATATATTCGATTTTCAAGCCCCTGATACGGCACTCTCCAAAGCCGCTAACCGGTATCAAATCAAGCACTTTCGATGATTCTATCAAGGTCGGCAAAAAGGGCTCCGATATCTGCATAGAGTGCAGCCCCGGTGAATCAACCACCCGGTATCTGGAAAGACTTGGGCTTGAGCATGATACTGTCACCACCCTCAATCGCCTTGCCCCCCTCTCCAAAACCAAAGACTTTGTCTACACCGAAGGAGAGAAGCAGCTCCTTTCTGCCGGCCACAAAACAGTCCGTATGGCAGAAGAGGAAAGTATCTGGTTCCGCACTGCATACCATCTCTACCGTGAGATTGGAACTAAAACGATCGACATGGAAATCAGTATCCAAAAAGAGCTCTGTATTACCTTTTTCATGGAAGATAACCGACAAAGCCAGCTAACAATCACTGTGCCTCGCAGCTGTGTTTCTGAAGTGCTTCAAGTGATTGAGAAGATCGACCCTGAACGACTACCATTTTCCATCGATAAAACCACTTCCCGGTTTCTCTTTCACCTCTCCTATCCATCAGCAGACAAGGTTAGTTTCGAACCTGCAGTGCGGCTTTCTGATACCAGGGAGGATTATGAGCTGTTTTCACCGGAAAATGTTTTTGGTTCAATGGTCTATCTTCCTTCCAAACAGCGGTTTACCAATTTTGATCAGCCGGGCCTGGGCCTGCTTGCGCAGGGCTGGTCAGAAAAAATCACCACAGAACAGAAAACCTTCTCAACCTTTTTAGAAAAACACGCGTCTGCTTTTTCCCTAAGCTCCGGATCGGTAAGTGGTTCTTCTTCAAACCATTACGACCTTTTTTCATCGGTGGATACCAGCGAAAGTGAAACCCATGACGCGGACTTCGGGCGCCTGGCTAACCTGCCATGTTTTAAAGAGATAGAAGAGATTGAGATCGAAGTGATCAACCTAAGGGATCAGTGGTGTACGTTATCGATTACCTACTTTAGCCCGGGGGCAGCAATTACACTCAAAGAGCTCCTGAGCTGCCGAAAGGAAAAACGTCGTTTCTTCATAACCAGCAAGGGCTTCTTTGATTGTGAAAGTGAAGGGATCTGTGCGGTTATCCCCTTTCAGGACCTTAAAGAAGAGGGGGATAACAGGTTTCAGTTTCCGCATTCCGCATTGATGCAGTTTGTTTCCAGAAACAAGGATTGCAGGGTTACCATAAAGGGTGATAAGGAGTTACGCCTGAAGCTTGAAACGCTTACCCAGTTTCGAAAACCACAGCATGTAAGTGGTGCCCTGCCCGGATTTACATCAAAACTTCGTCCCTATCAGGAAAACGGGCTGGCCTGGCTGCTTTTTCTCTATGATAACGGGTTTGGAGGTCTGCTCTGTGATGATATGGGGCTTGGAAAAACTCATCAGGTCCTTGCGTTTATCACTGCCCTTAAAGAGCAGCGAAACAATAGGTTACCGGTTTTAGTGATATGCCCTGTATCGGTGATTGGTCACTGGCAGCGGCTCTGTGCCACCTTTGCCCCGGGGCTTAAGAGTACAGTCTACCATGGCAGTGGACGCTCAACGCTTGATTTCCATGAAAATCAACTGGTTATCACCTCCTACGGGGTACTGCGTGCCGACTGTGAAACCCTTTGCGAAAGTAGCTTTGAAGTGGCTGTTTTCGATGAAGCACAACGACTTAAGAATGCTCAGACCGCTGTGAGTAAATCCGCTGAAGCACTCAGGGCGAATATGAAACTTGGGCTCAGCGGCACCCCTGTCGAAAACTCACTGAGCGATCTAAAACGGCTCTTTGATATAGTGCTTCCAGGGTACCTGGGCTCAGACCGGTCCTTTGGTGAAAGGTTCCTTGAACCCATAGAGGTTGGTAAAGATTTAAAAGCACGTGAGCTGCTAAGAATATCCATAACTCCTTTTATATTAAGGCGTTTAAAGGAAAGTGTGCTTCTTGAGCTGCCGCCCAAAATTGAAGACAACAGGATCTGTTCGCTTAGCGATGAGCAGCATTCTCTGTATAAAGACGCTTTTGAAAAACGGGGGGAAAAGCTCATTGAAAGTATCGGTGATAAGGAAAAGGCAGTCCCCTATCTTCATGTATTTTCGCTACTTAAGCACCTGAAGGAAGTGTGTAATCATCCGGCCCTCGCACTGAAAGACCCCGATGGATACGCGAATCATCAGAGCGGCAAGTGGGAACTTTTCACCGAGATTATGGATGAAGCGCTTGGATCGGGGCAGAAGGTGGTGGTGTTTAGTCAGTATCTGGGCATGATAGAGATCATTCGCCAACACCTTGAAACCGTTGGTGTTGGGCACGTTGTACTCACCGGGTCCAGTAAAAATCGGGACAGGCTGATAAACCGGTTCAATGAAGATGAGGGTTGTCGGGTATTTGTGGGTTCACTGAAAGCTGGCGGAGTGGGGATCGACCTTGTAGCTGCTTCAGTAGTAATACATTACGACCGATGGTGGAATTCAGCCGCAGAGGATCAGGCAACAGACCGGGTCCACCGGATAGGTCAGAAGCGAGGGGTTCAGGTTTTCAGACTTATTACGGAAGATACGTTGGAAGAGAAGATTGATAGGATAATTTCCAGAAAAAAAGAGCTGGCCAGTATGGCGGTAAGTGAAGATTCCCCTGATGTGGTTAAGTCATTTTCACGTGATGAAATACTTGAACTGTTGAGCTGGAATAAGGAAAAGGGAATTGTTTAA
- a CDS encoding two-component regulator propeller domain-containing protein has translation MNRVVTGMKKIVVLFFLLLGLPIVAQDITNYINYLDVSTTYLDDDELWVGTNTTGLFMYNRSTKKKTIYNDDNTFFGDKVNRVLKDQQNRIWVAWPRAIAYKYKGEWEKLDPLIDRVYDFTLDNTGNIWAIGLGGVVRTSGGSFETISTPVDLTNDPLRGIASGYDNGKIYVVTDSRILKYNTDGSYYGNIDQPRNTPLSVAIDNLNRIFLTYSTGIFRLENETWINSSFNVPITDLNVSEDGYVWAYNRNSIHVYDQNQWQLILQYRNDVGYIKSVQPHSKTEALIGGDFFLGYLEGSFIHPAFSNISPIIESKAPRGNTIRFLYTDNSGTVWTYADFDPEGVRQFVNEKWQSTVYGPSISNQTTRMISRDDEVWFLNSQGVQILERNSLSGFEYSGRGILNDLVFDKSDSLWFATSRGVGKYNGVEFYEDRNPGFQSNNMTSLLVTKDSSLWVGGYEGTLAFYSNNIWTQRTLSKPATITMLAQDSLGSLWIGTNNGLVNIGKNDSEVWYTTHNGLGSNNIQDIRVDTYNRIWVATTSGLSYLENETWKTLDRSLGLAGNYVSSLTISKDTILWIGTDRGISALNLNSHTISVEDSNRRLNPATKRYKQSKLQINLENNRIFHSPDNNFYLLNGRKINPSNNKRKLPSMIYIESNAFQKTGSRGRPESSGNQ, from the coding sequence ATGAATCGGGTAGTAACTGGTATGAAAAAAATCGTGGTACTCTTTTTTCTTCTATTAGGCTTGCCAATAGTTGCTCAAGACATAACAAACTATATCAATTACCTTGATGTAAGTACAACATATTTAGATGATGATGAACTTTGGGTTGGGACCAATACTACCGGTCTTTTTATGTACAATCGCTCAACCAAAAAGAAAACAATATATAATGATGATAACACATTTTTTGGTGATAAAGTAAATAGAGTCCTTAAGGATCAGCAAAACCGGATATGGGTAGCATGGCCCCGGGCAATTGCATACAAGTATAAGGGAGAATGGGAAAAACTTGATCCTCTTATTGATAGAGTTTATGATTTTACCTTAGATAATACTGGTAATATATGGGCTATCGGATTGGGTGGTGTGGTAAGAACCAGCGGTGGCAGTTTTGAAACAATTAGTACACCTGTTGATCTGACAAATGACCCGCTAAGAGGCATTGCTTCTGGATATGATAATGGAAAAATCTATGTAGTTACCGACTCCAGGATTTTAAAATATAATACTGACGGTAGCTATTACGGAAATATTGACCAACCTCGGAACACCCCTCTTTCCGTTGCTATTGACAACCTCAACAGAATATTTTTAACTTATTCCACCGGTATTTTCAGGCTCGAAAATGAAACTTGGATTAATAGCTCTTTTAATGTTCCAATTACAGATCTAAATGTTTCCGAGGATGGCTATGTATGGGCATATAACAGAAATAGTATCCACGTTTATGATCAGAATCAGTGGCAATTAATTCTACAGTATCGAAATGACGTAGGATATATTAAAAGTGTTCAACCACACTCTAAAACGGAAGCACTAATTGGAGGTGATTTTTTCTTAGGGTATTTAGAGGGCAGCTTTATTCACCCGGCCTTCAGCAATATTAGCCCGATTATTGAATCCAAAGCACCACGCGGTAATACAATACGGTTTCTGTATACAGATAACTCCGGCACAGTTTGGACTTATGCGGATTTTGATCCTGAAGGCGTCAGGCAATTCGTAAATGAAAAATGGCAAAGTACTGTGTATGGGCCTAGTATCAGTAATCAAACAACACGAATGATCAGCAGAGACGATGAGGTATGGTTTTTAAACTCCCAGGGAGTTCAAATTCTTGAGAGAAACAGTTTGTCTGGTTTCGAATACTCCGGTCGTGGGATATTGAACGATCTGGTTTTTGATAAATCCGATAGCCTTTGGTTTGCTACCTCCAGAGGTGTTGGAAAGTATAATGGTGTGGAATTTTATGAAGACAGAAACCCGGGTTTTCAGTCTAACAACATGACAAGTCTACTTGTCACAAAGGATTCTTCCTTGTGGGTCGGTGGTTATGAAGGCACTCTCGCATTTTACAGTAACAACATTTGGACACAGCGTACTCTTTCCAAACCTGCAACGATTACTATGCTTGCGCAGGATTCACTTGGTAGTTTATGGATTGGTACAAATAATGGATTAGTAAATATAGGTAAAAATGATTCCGAAGTGTGGTATACAACTCATAACGGACTGGGGAGTAACAATATTCAAGATATACGCGTAGATACATACAACAGAATATGGGTAGCTACAACAAGTGGCTTAAGCTACCTGGAAAATGAAACCTGGAAAACTTTGGACAGATCTTTGGGGCTTGCTGGTAATTACGTTTCATCTTTAACAATCAGCAAAGATACTATACTCTGGATTGGCACTGATAGGGGCATTAGTGCTCTAAACCTTAATTCACATACCATTAGCGTTGAAGATAGTAACAGGCGATTGAACCCTGCAACAAAAAGATATAAACAATCCAAATTACAAATAAATCTGGAGAATAATAGAATTTTTCATTCCCCTGATAACAACTTTTACCTACTCAATGGTAGAAAGATTAACCCCTCAAACAACAAAAGAAAACTTCCATCAATGATATACATAGAAAGCAATGCTTTTCAAAAAACAGGGAGTAGGGGACGGCCCGAGTCTTCGGGAAATCAATAG